In uncultured Bacteroides sp., one genomic interval encodes:
- a CDS encoding efflux RND transporter periplasmic adaptor subunit yields the protein MNKKKKIIIASFTGILVIGIAVWMFCGPAKENKVAYETTKVSNENISNTVTATGTVEPVTQVEVGTQVSGIVDKLFVDYNSVVKKGQVLAELDKKTLQSELASKRSNMASCKTEYEYQLKNYTRAKTLHEKNLVSDTDYETAYYNYQKAKNSYDISKNDYQKAQTNIGYATIYSPIDGVILSRSVEAGQTVAASFSTPTLFIIANDLKKMRVIANVDEADIGNVKVRQRVSFTVDAYPDDTFEGEVTEVRQEATTTNNVVTYEVVISAPNPDLKLKPGLTANITIYTLEKNGVLSVPSKALRFTPDPTVIGNEDKVVKAGNIKEDATHKILWKREGKSFTAIPVEIGITNGTLTEIISGIQSGQEIVTGAAAGQMPGQTTQAAQGEEQKSESSPFMPQRPGGNKNK from the coding sequence ATGAACAAGAAAAAGAAAATAATCATCGCATCTTTTACAGGAATTCTTGTTATTGGAATTGCCGTATGGATGTTCTGTGGACCAGCTAAGGAGAATAAAGTAGCTTACGAAACAACTAAAGTCTCCAATGAAAATATCAGTAATACGGTTACAGCAACCGGAACAGTAGAACCAGTTACTCAGGTAGAAGTCGGAACTCAGGTATCAGGTATAGTAGATAAACTTTTTGTGGACTATAATTCAGTAGTAAAAAAAGGACAGGTTCTTGCTGAGTTAGACAAAAAGACGTTGCAGTCAGAGCTTGCATCTAAAAGAAGTAATATGGCTTCGTGCAAAACTGAATATGAATATCAACTAAAGAATTACACACGGGCCAAAACTTTGCACGAAAAGAATCTGGTAAGCGACACTGATTATGAAACAGCATATTACAATTATCAGAAAGCTAAGAATTCATACGATATCAGTAAGAATGATTACCAGAAAGCACAAACAAATATAGGATATGCAACCATCTACTCTCCCATTGACGGAGTTATTCTTTCGCGCTCTGTTGAAGCCGGACAGACAGTAGCTGCAAGCTTTAGTACTCCAACCCTTTTCATTATTGCCAATGATCTGAAAAAGATGAGAGTAATTGCTAATGTTGATGAAGCTGACATAGGTAATGTAAAAGTTAGACAGCGCGTTAGCTTTACTGTAGATGCTTACCCGGACGATACTTTCGAAGGAGAAGTTACTGAGGTTCGTCAGGAAGCTACAACAACAAACAATGTAGTAACTTATGAAGTTGTAATCAGTGCGCCTAATCCTGATTTAAAACTAAAGCCAGGATTGACTGCTAACATAACAATCTATACGTTAGAGAAAAATGGTGTACTAAGTGTTCCTTCGAAAGCATTACGCTTTACTCCGGATCCTACAGTTATAGGCAACGAAGATAAAGTTGTAAAAGCTGGAAATATAAAGGAAGATGCCACTCACAAAATATTATGGAAACGTGAAGGAAAATCCTTCACAGCTATTCCTGTAGAAATTGGAATTACAAACGGAACACTAACTGAGATTATATCAGGTATTCAGTCTGGACAAGAAATTGTTACAGGAGCCGCCGCAGGACAAATGCCGGGACAAACAACGCAGGCTGCTCAGGGTGAAGAACAAAAAAGTGAAAGTTCGCCTTTTATGCCGCAACGCCCAGGAGGTAACAAAAACAAATAG
- a CDS encoding LytTR family DNA-binding domain-containing protein, which translates to MILNCCIIDDEPLALDLLESYVLKTPFLKLTGKYLGALQAMHELQSNDVDLLFLDIQMPGLNGLDFSKMVPEKTRIIFTTAFNQYALDSYKVNALDYLLKPISYLDFLQAANKALRWFEIVRRPSPLVAEPVANVAPATPTAAPEKEEIDSIFVKSDYKLIQIKLAHILYIEGLKDYIKIYTEDEPKPILSLMSMKSMEELLPSGRFMRVHRSYIVQIEKIKVIDRNRIVFGKTYIPISDTYKKDFAAFLSGRSLNHPM; encoded by the coding sequence ATGATTCTTAATTGTTGTATTATTGACGATGAACCTTTAGCTTTAGATCTTCTGGAAAGCTACGTGCTCAAGACTCCATTTTTAAAGCTTACAGGTAAGTATCTAGGAGCGTTACAAGCAATGCATGAACTTCAAAGCAATGATGTTGATCTCCTGTTCCTGGATATTCAGATGCCGGGACTCAACGGACTCGACTTCTCTAAAATGGTTCCTGAAAAAACGCGCATTATATTTACCACAGCTTTTAATCAATATGCTTTAGATAGTTATAAAGTAAACGCTCTCGACTATCTGCTAAAGCCTATTAGTTATCTTGACTTTCTGCAAGCAGCCAATAAAGCACTGCGCTGGTTCGAGATTGTTCGTCGCCCTTCTCCTCTTGTTGCAGAGCCTGTTGCCAATGTTGCCCCTGCAACACCAACTGCAGCTCCTGAAAAAGAAGAAATAGACAGCATCTTTGTAAAAAGCGATTATAAGCTGATTCAGATTAAACTGGCGCATATTCTTTATATAGAAGGATTAAAAGATTACATAAAGATTTATACAGAAGATGAGCCGAAGCCAATCCTTTCTCTGATGAGTATGAAGTCTATGGAAGAGCTCCTTCCATCAGGACGCTTTATGCGGGTACATCGTTCGTATATTGTACAGATAGAAAAAATTAAAGTAATTGATCGTAACCGTATCGTTTTTGGCAAAACATACATACCAATAAGTGACACATACAAAAAAGATTTTGCAGCATTTCTTAGTGGAAGATCGCTCAATCATCCTATGTAA
- a CDS encoding ABC transporter permease: MNGTNLFKIALKALNNNKFRTFLTMLGIIIGVASVITMLAIGQGSKKSIQSQISEMGSNMIMIMPGNMERGGVRQGASDMQTLKLEDYKSLVNECKYLAGVSPVVSSSGQFIYGANNYPSSISGVGEDYLKIRQLTVESGETFTLHDIQASAKVCLIGKTIADNLFTGGEDPVGKVIRFNKIPFKVIGVLKSKGYNSMGQDQDAVVLSPYTTIQKRVLAITHLQGIYCSALTEDMTDNATKEITSIIRHNHKLKDADEDDFDVRSQKELSTMLSSTTDLMTILLACIAGISLVVGGIGIMNIMYVSVTERTREIGLRMSVGARGIDILSQFLIEAVLISITGGIIGVIIGVGTSYGVKFLASWPIYIQPWSVFLSFGVCTITGIFFGWYPAKKAADLDPIEAIRYE; encoded by the coding sequence ATGAACGGAACCAATTTATTTAAAATAGCGCTAAAGGCTCTGAACAATAATAAGTTCAGAACATTTCTAACAATGCTGGGAATCATTATTGGTGTGGCATCTGTTATCACCATGCTTGCCATCGGACAAGGCTCCAAAAAAAGTATTCAAAGCCAGATTTCGGAAATGGGAAGTAATATGATTATGATTATGCCGGGAAACATGGAACGTGGTGGTGTTCGTCAAGGAGCAAGCGACATGCAAACGTTGAAACTTGAAGATTACAAATCTTTGGTCAACGAATGTAAGTATCTGGCAGGCGTATCACCGGTTGTAAGCAGCAGCGGACAGTTTATTTACGGCGCAAACAATTATCCAAGCTCTATCTCGGGTGTAGGAGAAGATTATCTTAAAATTCGTCAGCTAACAGTAGAAAGCGGTGAAACTTTTACTCTGCATGACATTCAGGCATCGGCAAAAGTATGCTTGATAGGTAAAACAATTGCCGACAATCTTTTTACCGGTGGAGAAGACCCCGTTGGTAAAGTGATTCGTTTCAATAAAATTCCGTTTAAAGTAATCGGAGTTTTGAAAAGTAAAGGATACAATAGCATGGGGCAAGACCAGGATGCCGTAGTTTTATCACCATACACAACTATACAAAAAAGAGTTCTGGCCATAACACATTTGCAAGGAATATATTGCTCGGCCCTGACAGAAGATATGACAGACAATGCGACAAAGGAAATTACATCAATTATCCGCCACAACCACAAGCTCAAAGATGCAGACGAAGATGATTTCGACGTCCGCAGTCAGAAAGAACTCAGCACAATGTTGAGTTCTACTACTGACCTTATGACTATTTTATTAGCATGTATTGCCGGTATTTCATTAGTTGTTGGTGGTATTGGTATCATGAATATCATGTATGTCAGTGTAACAGAACGCACCCGCGAAATTGGTTTGAGAATGAGTGTTGGTGCAAGAGGCATTGACATTCTGAGTCAGTTCCTGATAGAAGCTGTCCTTATCAGTATTACCGGAGGCATTATCGGAGTAATAATAGGCGTTGGAACATCTTATGGAGTGAAGTTTCTTGCAAGTTGGCCTATCTACATACAACCATGGAGTGTTTTCTTATCCTTCGGTGTATGTACTATTACAGGTATATTCTTTGGATGGTACCCTGCAAAGAAAGCTGCAGATCTAGATCCGATTGAAGCAATCAGGTATGAATAA
- a CDS encoding ABC transporter ATP-binding protein, with protein sequence MNKEPIIELNNIKREFIVGEETVHALRGVSFSIYEGEFVTIMGTSGSGKSTLLNLLGCLDTPTTGEYLLDGVKVRDMEKAERAVLRNRKIGFVFQSYNLLPKTTAIENVELPLMYNPKVSATTRREKAVQALIKVGLGDRLQHKSNQMSGGQMQRVAIARALVNDPVIILADEATGNLDTRTSFEILVLFQELHKAGRTIIFVTHNPEIAQFCSRNIILRDGHVVEDRINEKVLSAKEALEALPIEKE encoded by the coding sequence ATGAATAAAGAACCCATAATTGAATTAAATAACATCAAGCGGGAATTTATTGTCGGAGAGGAAACGGTACATGCCCTCAGAGGGGTATCATTCTCTATCTACGAAGGTGAGTTCGTCACCATCATGGGAACCAGTGGTTCGGGAAAGTCAACCCTTCTGAATTTGCTGGGTTGCCTTGACACACCAACTACCGGAGAATATCTGCTTGATGGGGTAAAGGTGCGGGATATGGAAAAGGCAGAACGGGCTGTGCTGCGTAACCGTAAAATAGGTTTTGTATTCCAAAGTTATAACCTGTTACCCAAAACAACAGCCATAGAGAATGTTGAATTACCCTTGATGTACAATCCAAAAGTATCGGCTACCACACGAAGAGAAAAAGCCGTTCAGGCTCTTATTAAAGTAGGACTGGGTGATCGTCTGCAGCACAAGAGTAATCAGATGTCTGGTGGACAGATGCAAAGAGTTGCCATTGCCCGTGCATTGGTAAACGATCCGGTAATTATCCTGGCCGATGAAGCAACCGGTAATCTGGACACTCGTACATCATTTGAAATACTGGTGCTCTTCCAGGAACTTCACAAAGCTGGAAGAACTATTATTTTCGTAACTCATAATCCTGAAATTGCACAATTCTGCAGTCGGAATATTATTTTGAGAGACGGTCATGTTGTGGAGGATAGAATTAATGAAAAGGTATTATCCGCCAAAGAAGCACTAGAGGCTTTGCCCATTGAAAAAGAATAA
- a CDS encoding TolC family protein — protein MFFLFLFISQIIFSQEQQKKWDLATCIKYAMEQNIQIKKSKIAFDESKEDTKTARAAMFPSLSFSSSHNLVTTPLNNTGTGNRSSYNGNYGLNSSLTVYDGGKRTKTITQSGIQERIQELAIDQAENNIQIAITQNYIQILYAYESVKTNQSTVNVSLAQLNRAKEMLKAGSISKADLAQLESQYSTDKYQLVLSETTLNDYKLQLKQLLELDGNEEMDLVLPELDNNSALLPLPDKMQVYSTALAIMPEIESSKLSTKTANLNVNIAKAGYMPTLSLSAGIGTSHTTGTDFTFGEQVKNGWNNSIGLSISVPIFNNRQTKSAVQKAKLKVLTSELSELDEQKTLFKTIETIYLDAVSSQTKFKAAKEKLQSTQTSYELVSEQFNLGMKNTVEILTEKNNLLSAQQEVLQAKYMTILNTKLLNFYQGEELSLNN, from the coding sequence ATGTTTTTTCTTTTTTTGTTCATTTCGCAGATAATATTTTCGCAAGAACAACAAAAAAAATGGGATTTGGCTACTTGCATAAAATATGCAATGGAGCAAAACATTCAAATCAAGAAAAGCAAGATAGCTTTTGATGAAAGCAAGGAAGATACAAAAACTGCTCGTGCAGCGATGTTTCCTTCTCTATCGTTTTCAAGTAGTCACAACCTTGTAACTACTCCGCTTAACAATACCGGAACTGGGAATAGAAGCAGTTACAACGGGAATTATGGACTTAACTCCTCATTAACTGTTTACGATGGAGGTAAGCGCACAAAAACAATCACTCAATCGGGCATTCAGGAACGTATTCAGGAATTAGCTATTGATCAAGCTGAAAATAACATCCAGATAGCTATTACACAGAATTATATCCAGATTCTATATGCTTATGAATCTGTAAAAACGAACCAAAGTACTGTTAATGTTTCGTTAGCCCAATTAAATCGTGCCAAAGAAATGCTTAAAGCTGGTTCCATATCTAAAGCCGATCTGGCTCAACTGGAATCTCAATACAGCACAGACAAATATCAGCTAGTGCTATCTGAAACTACTTTAAATGATTACAAGTTACAATTAAAGCAATTGTTGGAACTAGATGGAAATGAAGAAATGGATCTTGTTCTTCCCGAATTAGATAATAATTCGGCACTACTTCCATTACCAGATAAAATGCAGGTTTACAGTACAGCGCTTGCTATTATGCCGGAAATTGAGAGCAGTAAATTAAGTACAAAGACTGCTAATTTAAATGTTAATATTGCAAAAGCTGGATATATGCCAACTCTTAGTTTGAGTGCAGGCATAGGAACAAGCCACACAACCGGAACAGACTTCACATTTGGTGAACAGGTTAAAAATGGATGGAACAATTCGATAGGGCTTTCAATCAGTGTTCCTATTTTTAATAATCGCCAGACAAAAAGTGCTGTTCAAAAGGCTAAATTAAAAGTATTAACCAGTGAGTTAAGTGAACTCGACGAGCAAAAAACTCTTTTTAAAACAATTGAGACTATTTATCTTGATGCAGTTTCTTCTCAGACTAAATTCAAGGCTGCAAAGGAAAAACTACAATCCACTCAAACCAGCTATGAATTAGTTAGCGAACAATTTAATCTGGGTATGAAAAATACCGTAGAAATACTGACCGAGAAGAATAACCTACTTAGTGCACAGCAAGAAGTTTTGCAGGCCAAATATATGACCATACTCAACACCAAACTATTAAACTTCTATCAGGGAGAAGAATTATCATTGAATAATTAA
- a CDS encoding histidine kinase, translated as MKQQINNQRPLELVIHIIGWGILFGFPFFFTNKLGSNNINWQEYLRHTMVPLSLLVVFYINYLYLIPNFFFKNLTKRYIIINIFLVIIMSIGLHFWQEINFPSGIDVPPPPVSKVVEELHPGNFPRSNWIFFARDMFSLMLTVVLSLSIKMSSRWTESETALREAEKSKAEAEKSKAEAEKSMTEAELKNLKDQLNPHFLLNTLNNIYALIAFSPEKAQQAVQDLSKLLRYVLYDNNQTYVSLRKEVEFMQNYIELMKIRLSDNIKIDVKMHTLNGTDTKVAPLLFISLIENAFKHGVSYSVPSFINISLEEQLDGSIVCHIENSFFPKSEHDKSGSGIGLESLQKRLELLYPEHYKWEKGIKDNVYISHLVISNSDNITTK; from the coding sequence ATGAAGCAGCAAATCAATAATCAGCGTCCCCTGGAATTAGTTATCCATATAATTGGATGGGGTATATTATTTGGGTTTCCTTTCTTTTTTACTAATAAGTTAGGAAGCAACAATATTAATTGGCAAGAGTACCTTAGGCATACAATGGTACCCTTGTCATTGCTGGTTGTGTTTTATATAAACTATCTCTATTTAATTCCTAACTTTTTCTTTAAGAACCTTACAAAGCGCTATATCATAATAAATATATTTCTGGTAATTATTATGAGTATAGGACTTCATTTCTGGCAAGAAATCAATTTCCCGTCTGGTATTGACGTTCCTCCTCCACCTGTTAGCAAGGTAGTGGAAGAACTTCATCCCGGCAATTTCCCCAGATCTAACTGGATTTTCTTTGCCCGTGATATGTTCTCGCTTATGCTAACCGTAGTATTAAGCTTATCCATAAAGATGAGTTCGCGCTGGACAGAATCGGAAACAGCTTTGCGCGAAGCAGAAAAAAGTAAGGCGGAAGCTGAAAAGAGTAAAGCAGAAGCAGAAAAGAGCATGACAGAAGCTGAACTTAAGAATCTTAAGGATCAGCTAAACCCACATTTCCTGCTTAATACACTGAACAACATTTATGCCCTGATTGCTTTTTCTCCGGAAAAAGCTCAGCAAGCCGTGCAAGATTTAAGTAAGTTGCTAAGATATGTGCTCTATGATAACAATCAGACTTATGTATCTCTGAGAAAAGAAGTAGAGTTTATGCAAAACTATATTGAGCTGATGAAAATCCGCTTGTCGGACAATATTAAGATCGACGTAAAGATGCATACGCTAAACGGCACAGATACCAAAGTAGCTCCCTTACTCTTTATATCACTTATAGAGAATGCTTTTAAACACGGCGTAAGTTACAGCGTTCCTTCATTTATAAATATAAGTCTGGAAGAACAATTAGACGGCTCTATAGTATGCCACATTGAAAATAGTTTCTTTCCTAAAAGCGAGCACGATAAAAGCGGTTCGGGCATAGGACTGGAATCTTTGCAAAAACGTCTCGAATTGCTCTATCCCGAACATTACAAATGGGAGAAAGGCATAAAAGATAACGTATATATATCTCATTTAGTAATAAGTAATAGTGACAATATAACGACTAAATAA